In the Ricinus communis isolate WT05 ecotype wild-type chromosome 3, ASM1957865v1, whole genome shotgun sequence genome, TGATCATTGTAATTGCGGCGAACATCCCTCGCCCTCATTATTACATCATCattattcattttcttctgACTTTGATGATAATCTTTCAGAAACTCTCTTGCCACATCCTCCGCTCTTCTACTCTTCTCAATTACTTGATATTTTAACTCATCATCAACTTTTCTTGATGGCGATTTCCCGATTTTCCATGCTCTTGGCAGAGAAACTGACATTACAGCAGATgattcttcttcctcttcttcttcttcttcatataAGCTTTTGTGTCCGCATGGTCTACAATCTTCGTCAACAATTACACTCACTGGGTAAAATGTGACATTTCTTTTAACCCcgtttcttaatttttcccTTGTGGATGGTGAATTCTTGCTTAAACATGATCTTGAAAATGATGAAGCTGAAGAACAAGTTGACGATGCTTGTGCTGACTTAAATTTCCTCTCATCAACAAAATTCCCAATTGAAGAAGCAGAcgaattctttgatttctttgtgTTTCCTGTGGTGAAAAGAGAATTGATAAAGTTTGCAAGCTTACCACCTGGTGAAATTGGCTGTTTCACCTTCTTTAAATTGTTGTAAATCTTTAAAGCTCTTGATTTAGACTTAATTATATTCTCTTCAAGCCTTGGAGTGTTCTGCTCTGAAAAAGCAGAACTGCAGTGATAGTCATCAAACATGTGCAACTCTCTCTGTTCATAAAACAGAGTCCTCTCTGTTTTTCCTGATCGAGCTGAGACGCTTGTCCTGACAGGCTTAGGCCTTGCTGGAGCGAAAGAATAGCCTCCTGATCTTGCACCGTAGATGGATTCTGTATCGGAGGACGAGAATCCTCCGAAGCTAGAATCCGAGGAGCTAGAAGTTGAGCTAAAGAAGAGAACATCTTGGTCAATATCATGGTCGTGTTGCGATTTTCTCTCGAAAACTGTCGAGTTTTGTTTCTTATGTTGCGTGCCGATGACCTTTTGGCTAACCTTCTGCTCCATCCATTTTTCGATCAAACAAGCACGACGAAGAGACGCCATCACTTCATCTGCTTCTTTCTCTCCGCGAATGGCTCTAGTATCTTTGTTTTGCTTCTTTGGCATTGTTTCTCTGTAGAATTTCAAATCATCGTGTTTTGTGTCACCCTCACAAATAGAACGGTAGATTTCATCAAGAAGACTTGAAGAGAAAGATGGGTTCTTGCCCTCGTACTTGTGTCTATGATCTTCCCTCATTTCTTTCTCGCACTTATGCATGTTCTCTgtaatgaagaaaaatatatatgtatatattcgTAGAGATTGTGTTTTCTTGATGTGTCTgttaaaagagaagaagaagaagaagaaggattgAAATATGGGTtttgaagaaagagaaatgagAAGCAAAATGGCACGCCTTGAGTACTAAaccaataaaaaagaaaagagaaaaaggagaaaataacagAAACAAGCACGCCTTGAAGTTTGAAGAGAGAATGGGAacagaagagaaagagagagaggccTTTATAAAGGGATCCATCTACCATGCGCGTGCATCTTCATTTCCCATCTTATGGAGCCAATGCCAGTTTGTCATTTGCTTACATGGCACCTATttcttaaagaagattgattGTATTGCTTCGACTTCCACTTTCCAATTTTCGAATTTGAAGCCGTTCATCATGTACAAGATCAAGAATATGAGATgggttttagttttctttttttgcttttaacaaaaaatagaGTTAATTGTTAAAACCAGTATATATACTATGGCTTAAAAGAATGTTACAAAGTAGTAAATGGATGTCCgtgaaaaaccctaaaattcctttaaaagtaaaaatcatTTGGATTGAGTGATAAAAGTGGGTC is a window encoding:
- the LOC8258564 gene encoding protein BIG GRAIN 1-like B, producing the protein MHKCEKEMREDHRHKYEGKNPSFSSSLLDEIYRSICEGDTKHDDLKFYRETMPKKQNKDTRAIRGEKEADEVMASLRRACLIEKWMEQKVSQKVIGTQHKKQNSTVFERKSQHDHDIDQDVLFFSSTSSSSDSSFGGFSSSDTESIYGARSGGYSFAPARPKPVRTSVSARSGKTERTLFYEQRELHMFDDYHCSSAFSEQNTPRLEENIIKSKSRALKIYNNLKKVKQPISPGGKLANFINSLFTTGNTKKSKNSSASSIGNFVDERKFKSAQASSTCSSASSFSRSCLSKNSPSTREKLRNGVKRNVTFYPVSVIVDEDCRPCGHKSLYEEEEEEEEESSAVMSVSLPRAWKIGKSPSRKVDDELKYQVIEKSRRAEDVAREFLKDYHQSQKKMNNDDVIMRARDVRRNYNDHFEDEDEDNDNDNDDASCSSSDLFELDHLSVIGKDRYCQELPVYETTHVSTNRAIANGLIM